A segment of the Myxococcales bacterium genome:
CCATGAACGGCATCGACCTGCACAAAGCGATTTGCGGACTCTATCCCGATATGGCGGACCAATTCGTGTTTCTCACGGGCGGAATCATCGATTCGACGACTGAAGCCTACATCCGCGATTCTGGGGCGTATGTTCTCGACAAGCCGGCCGACAAATCCGATTTCGAGAAAGCGCTCGCGGCGGTACGCATTGGCTGACCTCTCCATGCAGGCGGCTCCGGCGACGCCCGACACCATTCGGCAGGCGCTCCGGCGACGTGCGCCGATTCTGCTTGTGCTGTTGGCCACGCTGCTTGCGTCGTTCTACCTCATATGGCTCGCCAACAACTCCGAGGGGTCGAGATGGTTCTCTTCCATTCCGTTCATCTGCGTACCCTTCGCGGCATCGATCAAGATGTTTCTAACAGCGAGACGCTGCTCGGGCGACGCGAAAAGAGCCTGGTTCTGCTTTAGCCTGGCGTGCTTGTTCTTCACCTGTGCCGAGGCGCACTGGATGTTCTATGAGGTCGTATACAACGACCCAACGCCCAGTCCATCCCTCGGCGACATCGGCTACTACAGCTTTCCAATTCTCTTCGTATTGGGGATCTGGCACTACAACATTCGCGCACAGCCGGTCGGGGTCCCTCTCTCCCAGATCGGAAATCTCGGCATCATCGTTTCCGCCCTGATGCTCGCGTATCTTTTTCAGTACTACGAACTCGTCAAAGTGGCGCCGGACCTCCCCGAGGTGCTGACGGCCATCGCCTACGGGATCTTCGACATTTCATCGTTCCTGTTTGCGCTCGTCGTACTCTCGCTTCATGTCTGGGGAAAAAAGAGAAACTCGTTGGTGCTGATCGTGTGCGCTCTCGCGATGCTGGCGACGACGGACTTCTTCTACGCCTTCGCTCTCTTGCACCAGAATTATGTCAGCACCGGATGGATTGGCGTGCTCTATCCTCTCGTGTTCGTCACTTTATTCATGGCAGCCTACGAGCAAGACCAGCTGCCCGATGTCGGAGAGGAATTGAGCCACGATCCCGCCTTCACAGATCCATCGGCACAATGGGAGACACTGGTCGCCCCCCTGGCAGTGACCATCGTCGTCGCTACGGCTTTCACCTACCGCGAAGTTTTGACTACCGACGTCGTGGCCTACGCACTCGTTCCGATTACGCTTTTCGTGATCTCGCTCGCGCTCAGAAACTGGTGGGGTCACAAGGCGGAAACGCAGCTGCGGAGCGAGGCCATCGCCAGCAAATTCCAACTCCAGGTGGCGAACCAGGGACTCTGGGACGAGATGCAGAACCGTTCACGGATTGAGGACGAGTTGCGCCACTCCCAGAAGATGGAAGCCGTGGGGCAGCTCACAGGCGGCGTGGCACATGATTTCAACAACCTGCTGGCGGTGATAATCACCAACCTCGAAATTGCCGAACAATTTCCGAAAACCCAGCCGGCGCTGCAGGAGTGCCTGCACGACGCGTCCGCTGCGGCGCTTCGCGCCGCTTCACTGACGAAACAACTCCTCAGTTTGTCACGCAAGCAGGCCCTCAATGCCGAGTCTATCTCGACGAGCCAGCTACTCAACGAGATGAGAGCGTTGCTCGAAAGAACGCTGGACGAGCGCATCCAGATAAAAATCGAGACCAGCAAAGACCTCCGAAATTGCATCGCAGATCGTTCGCAGTTCGAAAATGCGATCCTGAATCTCGCCATCAATTCGCGTGACGCGATGCCCGCTGGCGGTGAACTCGCAATCCGCGCCTCCAATATCGTGCTCGACGAGACTCACGCCGCCGAGCATCCCGAATCGAAGCCCGGGTCCTATGTCAAAATCTCGGTAACCGACACCGGGAGCGGCATTGACTCCGACGTTCTCTCACGCGTGTTCGAACCCTTCTTCACGACAAAGGACATCGGGGCGGGTACGGGCCTCGGCCTCAGCATGGTCTACGGTTTTGCCAAGCAATCGGGAGGCCACCTCACGATCGAGAGCGAAGTCGGCCGCGGCACTGAGATCTGCATCTATCTGCCCAGTGCGGAGCAGCAGCCGCAAGCTCCGCAGACCAAGAACGACGCGGACATACCAGAGGGTCGCGGCGAAACGATATTCGTCGTCGAAGACGAAGCGGCCGTTCGCAAGCTCGTCGTCAAACTCGCGAAAGAACTCGGATATGACGTGGTGGCGGCCGCTTCCGATGGCACCGAGGCGCTCGCGCTCGCAAGCGAGATCGAGTCCATCGACTTGCTCCTGTCGGACGTAATCCTTCCAGGCGACTACTCCGGCGCCGAGGTGGCGGCCGAACTTCGCCGCAAGAGGCCGGGCATCCGCGTCCTGCTCATGTCCGGGTATGCGCCCGAATCAGTCCTGGTAGATGCCCAGCTGGAACCCGATATCAAACTTCTCCACAAGCCCTTTCGCGCCGCCGATCTCGCACGTGCGATTCGCGGCGCCCTGGACGCATAGCAAGCCACTGCCCCCCTGACTAAAGTCCGCATCGATCGATTCCGAATTGACTCGGTTGGGGAGGGGGGAAGTGTCGACCGAAAGCGCGAAAAGCAGCGATTCGCAGCGGCCAATTGTCGACGCGCAATCCTCTGACCCGCTGCGCGAAGTACTCCTCTGCGGCGCTGTCTTTGCGACCAGCCTGTGCGTCTATCTGCTCACGCTCTCCCCGACTGTCGCGCTCGGCGATAGCCCCGAGCTCGCCGTCGCCGCCCATCGCCTGGGCATCGCGCACCCCACCGGCTACCCGCTCTATACCCTCCTCGGTCATCTATGGCTCAATCTGCTGCCGGTCGGGGACGTGGCCTGGCGCATGAACCTCTTCTCCGCGCTCACGGGTGCGGCCGGAATGGCTGTCTTCGCATCGTTCCTGCTGCGCTTCACACAGAGCGCGTTGGGGGCCTGGGCGGGGGCCATCTCGTTTGCGTTCACGCCCCTCTTCTGGGCACAGTGCACCCTG
Coding sequences within it:
- a CDS encoding response regulator transcription factor, which codes for MRILLVDDEPLVLKSYARYLNVFLDQTVVTAEDGTSALAHLESGEHFDMIFCDVTMQPMNGIDLHKAICGLYPDMADQFVFLTGGIIDSTTEAYIRDSGAYVLDKPADKSDFEKALAAVRIG
- a CDS encoding response regulator, translating into MADLSMQAAPATPDTIRQALRRRAPILLVLLATLLASFYLIWLANNSEGSRWFSSIPFICVPFAASIKMFLTARRCSGDAKRAWFCFSLACLFFTCAEAHWMFYEVVYNDPTPSPSLGDIGYYSFPILFVLGIWHYNIRAQPVGVPLSQIGNLGIIVSALMLAYLFQYYELVKVAPDLPEVLTAIAYGIFDISSFLFALVVLSLHVWGKKRNSLVLIVCALAMLATTDFFYAFALLHQNYVSTGWIGVLYPLVFVTLFMAAYEQDQLPDVGEELSHDPAFTDPSAQWETLVAPLAVTIVVATAFTYREVLTTDVVAYALVPITLFVISLALRNWWGHKAETQLRSEAIASKFQLQVANQGLWDEMQNRSRIEDELRHSQKMEAVGQLTGGVAHDFNNLLAVIITNLEIAEQFPKTQPALQECLHDASAAALRAASLTKQLLSLSRKQALNAESISTSQLLNEMRALLERTLDERIQIKIETSKDLRNCIADRSQFENAILNLAINSRDAMPAGGELAIRASNIVLDETHAAEHPESKPGSYVKISVTDTGSGIDSDVLSRVFEPFFTTKDIGAGTGLGLSMVYGFAKQSGGHLTIESEVGRGTEICIYLPSAEQQPQAPQTKNDADIPEGRGETIFVVEDEAAVRKLVVKLAKELGYDVVAAASDGTEALALASEIESIDLLLSDVILPGDYSGAEVAAELRRKRPGIRVLLMSGYAPESVLVDAQLEPDIKLLHKPFRAADLARAIRGALDA